A single region of the Anaerobaca lacustris genome encodes:
- a CDS encoding TIM-barrel domain-containing protein, giving the protein MADVCAADRHALTPVPQWHNPAEGVWKGVIGDMSGEIRYTDLAAERPREEAIEELPDAAFPFRADEIVYQVVDNRIVVRIPVASDEKLYGFGLQFDGLRKTGEVLNLNVDHWGTGGGRTHAPVPFYLSSRGYGVFFNTARFLKVYSAIGNRKGSPGNPTPVDRNPPAGEEQPGRWMARPASDAVEACVISQGLELFVFSGPSMLDVVRRYNLYCGGGALPPLWGLGFWHRVHAAFDAQQTEREVADFAARDFPLDVIGLEPGWMSKSYPCTFEWQKKRFADPAAFAQGLLEKGIRLNLWVNPYMSPEAGLYEKMYPLSGSHLVWLGLVPDFTLPEARRLLMDQHYEEHVRIGVSGYKVDEVDGYDVWLWPDHATFPSGTSAEIMRQSYGLQIQHMLYHELFKKHNRRTYGNVRASNGAASGYPFVIYSDAYNHTQYITGISTASLCGVLWTPEVRSAGNGREWLNRMQTVCFSSMAKLNAWSSGRKPWDFPEVSDAVRGVIQLRMQLLPYLYAAFADYHFKGIPPIRAMILEPGAGLRDKVIDGALDGEANPYATDKLVEATDQFMFGPSIMVAPFHGQQATTRKVQLPPGAWYDFYSGRYVGSDTVVTVTAEELGDRIALFVRGGSLIPMLAHPVNTTEAAYGADLELRYYGSGEASFDLYEDDGKTFDYETGNYRIRRLTVAEGVLTESLVKGDGPAMWGQATLRKMSE; this is encoded by the coding sequence ATGGCAGACGTGTGTGCAGCGGACAGGCACGCGTTGACACCGGTGCCCCAATGGCATAACCCCGCCGAAGGCGTGTGGAAAGGGGTGATCGGGGATATGTCGGGCGAGATTCGCTATACGGATCTGGCAGCGGAACGACCGAGAGAAGAGGCGATCGAAGAGCTGCCCGATGCGGCGTTTCCGTTCCGAGCGGATGAGATTGTCTATCAGGTCGTTGACAATCGGATCGTGGTGCGGATTCCGGTTGCCTCGGATGAGAAGCTGTACGGGTTTGGCTTGCAGTTCGACGGTCTGAGAAAGACCGGCGAGGTTCTGAACCTGAATGTGGATCATTGGGGCACTGGCGGCGGGCGCACCCATGCGCCGGTACCTTTCTACCTGTCCTCCAGGGGTTATGGCGTGTTCTTCAATACCGCCAGGTTCCTCAAGGTCTACAGTGCGATCGGCAACCGCAAGGGTTCTCCAGGAAACCCGACGCCAGTGGATCGCAACCCGCCTGCGGGAGAGGAGCAGCCCGGTCGATGGATGGCCCGGCCGGCTTCGGATGCCGTGGAGGCGTGCGTCATCAGCCAGGGGCTGGAGTTGTTTGTCTTCAGCGGGCCGTCCATGTTGGACGTTGTCCGACGTTACAACCTCTATTGTGGCGGCGGCGCGCTTCCTCCCTTATGGGGACTGGGCTTCTGGCATCGGGTCCATGCTGCGTTCGATGCCCAGCAGACGGAGAGGGAGGTGGCAGACTTTGCCGCCCGGGATTTCCCGTTGGATGTGATCGGGCTGGAGCCGGGGTGGATGAGCAAGTCCTATCCATGCACCTTCGAATGGCAGAAGAAGCGCTTCGCCGATCCCGCAGCGTTCGCCCAGGGACTTCTGGAAAAGGGAATTCGGCTGAACCTCTGGGTCAATCCCTATATGTCGCCCGAGGCCGGGCTGTATGAGAAGATGTATCCGTTGTCCGGGTCGCACCTTGTTTGGCTCGGACTGGTTCCGGACTTCACCTTGCCCGAGGCCCGGAGGCTCTTGATGGATCAGCACTACGAGGAACACGTCCGTATTGGGGTCAGCGGGTACAAGGTGGACGAGGTTGACGGCTACGATGTCTGGTTGTGGCCGGACCACGCCACCTTTCCATCCGGCACATCGGCCGAGATCATGCGCCAGTCCTACGGCCTGCAGATCCAACACATGCTCTACCACGAGCTGTTCAAGAAGCACAATCGGCGGACGTACGGAAACGTCCGCGCCAGCAACGGCGCGGCGTCGGGCTATCCATTCGTGATTTACAGCGACGCCTACAACCACACGCAGTACATCACGGGGATCTCCACTGCCAGCTTGTGCGGTGTCCTTTGGACGCCCGAGGTCCGGTCGGCCGGGAATGGGCGGGAGTGGCTGAATCGAATGCAGACCGTCTGTTTCTCGTCTATGGCCAAGCTGAACGCCTGGTCGTCCGGCAGGAAGCCGTGGGACTTTCCGGAGGTCAGCGACGCCGTTCGCGGCGTGATCCAACTGCGGATGCAGTTGCTGCCGTATCTCTACGCGGCGTTTGCCGACTACCATTTCAAGGGCATTCCTCCGATCCGCGCCATGATTCTGGAGCCCGGAGCGGGACTGAGAGACAAGGTGATCGACGGTGCGCTGGATGGCGAGGCGAACCCCTATGCCACGGACAAGCTTGTGGAGGCTACGGATCAGTTCATGTTCGGCCCGTCGATCATGGTGGCGCCATTTCACGGGCAACAGGCAACCACCCGGAAGGTGCAACTGCCCCCAGGCGCCTGGTATGACTTCTACTCGGGCCGCTACGTGGGGTCAGACACCGTCGTTACCGTCACGGCCGAGGAACTGGGAGACCGCATTGCGCTGTTTGTCCGCGGCGGCTCTCTGATCCCGATGCTCGCGCATCCGGTCAACACCACCGAGGCCGCCTATGGAGCCGATCTGGAGCTTCGTTACTATGGAAGCGGCGAGGCCAGTTTCGATCTGTACGAAGATGATGGAAAGACATTCGATTACGAAACCGGGAACTACCGGATTCGACGCCTGACCGTCGCCGAAGGTGTTTTGACCGAATCGTTGGTCAAGGGCGATGGTCCGGCGATGTGGGGCCAGGCGACCCTCAGGAAGATGTCGGAATGA
- a CDS encoding DUF5615 family PIN-like protein, whose protein sequence is MKTAPLRFLADMNLSPLTVAALRADGLDIVRVSSVLAVDASDVDILNLAEQRSPACGLRPSLKFSV, encoded by the coding sequence ATGAAGACGGCCCCACTGCGATTCCTCGCGGACATGAACCTCTCACCTCTGACGGTCGCTGCTCTGCGGGCGGACGGTCTGGATATCGTCAGGGTATCGAGTGTGCTGGCCGTGGATGCTTCGGATGTGGATATCCTGAATCTGGCCGAGCAACGGTCTCCGGCCTGCGGCCTGCGGCCGAGTTTGAAGTTTTCAGTTTGA
- a CDS encoding DUF433 domain-containing protein, protein MLVQDTAMEKLDRITIDPNVCLGQPTLRGMRITVTVVLKMLGGGKSVEEVLRAYPELEAEDVRQAMRYAAWVVSDQIPAVSA, encoded by the coding sequence ATGCTTGTGCAGGACACGGCCATGGAGAAGCTGGATCGGATAACGATCGACCCGAACGTCTGCCTGGGACAGCCGACGTTGCGGGGGATGCGCATCACCGTCACGGTCGTTTTGAAGATGCTGGGAGGGGGCAAATCGGTAGAGGAGGTGCTCCGGGCGTATCCGGAGCTCGAGGCCGAGGATGTCCGCCAGGCGATGCGGTATGCGGCTTGGGTCGTCTCGGACCAGATCCCCGCTGTGTCGGCTTAG
- a CDS encoding GDP-L-fucose synthase family protein, whose product MKDERIVITGGDGFLGRHLQSHLQDKGLRPERISVPLIEDYDLTREADVMRMYEDMAPTMVIHLAAEVGGIGANQANPGRFFYANMAMGLHLIEQARIRGLRKFVQVGTVCAYPKFTPVPFKEDDLWNGYPEETNAPYGIAKKALLVMLQAYRRQYGLNGIYLLPVNLYGPGDNFDPTTSHVIPALIRKFCHAVDTGAGQVEIWGTGSACREFFYVEDCARAIALAAERYDGSEPVNLGSGIEITIGDLAEKIGALTGFKGELVFDPSKPDGQPRRRLDVSRARKSFGFEAATTLDDGLSKTIEWYRRR is encoded by the coding sequence GTGAAGGACGAACGGATCGTCATCACGGGCGGTGACGGGTTTCTCGGGCGGCACTTGCAGTCGCACTTGCAGGATAAGGGGCTGCGGCCCGAGCGGATCAGCGTGCCGTTGATCGAGGACTACGATCTGACCCGGGAGGCCGATGTCATGCGCATGTATGAAGACATGGCTCCCACGATGGTGATCCACTTGGCGGCGGAGGTGGGGGGCATCGGAGCGAATCAGGCCAACCCCGGCCGCTTCTTCTATGCGAACATGGCGATGGGCCTGCACCTGATCGAACAGGCCCGCATTCGGGGACTGAGGAAGTTCGTGCAGGTCGGGACCGTTTGTGCCTACCCGAAGTTCACGCCTGTGCCGTTCAAGGAAGACGACCTCTGGAACGGCTACCCAGAGGAAACCAATGCGCCGTACGGGATTGCCAAGAAGGCCCTGCTGGTGATGTTGCAGGCCTACCGTCGGCAATATGGCCTCAACGGGATCTACCTGCTTCCGGTCAATCTCTATGGTCCTGGGGACAACTTCGACCCCACGACCAGTCATGTCATCCCGGCCTTGATACGCAAGTTCTGCCATGCGGTGGATACCGGGGCCGGGCAGGTTGAGATATGGGGCACCGGATCGGCCTGCAGGGAGTTCTTCTACGTCGAAGACTGCGCCAGGGCCATTGCCCTGGCAGCGGAGCGATATGATGGTTCCGAGCCGGTCAACCTGGGGTCTGGTATTGAGATCACCATTGGAGACCTTGCAGAGAAGATCGGGGCCCTGACCGGCTTCAAAGGTGAATTGGTTTTTGATCCATCCAAGCCCGATGGCCAGCCTCGCAGACGGCTGGATGTGTCCAGGGCCAGGAAGTCCTTTGGATTCGAGGCCGCGACAACCCTGGATGACGGATTGAGCAAGACGATTGAATGGTATCGACGCAGATAG
- the hepT gene encoding type VII toxin-antitoxin system HepT family RNase toxin, whose protein sequence is MPINGVVESKLRFLEQTLADLESWPLGDPAEFAANSLLRRAVERALQLGVESMIDVAERILAAKCLPPADTAAQNLKRLQDLGILKDANRYAEMVRFRNFIVHRYEQIDPEIIYGLVKNRLDRFHEFADEIRRACAGQTRGPSDG, encoded by the coding sequence ATGCCCATCAACGGTGTCGTAGAAAGCAAGCTTCGCTTTCTGGAGCAGACCCTGGCCGACCTGGAGAGCTGGCCGCTGGGCGACCCGGCCGAGTTCGCCGCCAATTCCCTGCTCCGGCGGGCCGTCGAGCGGGCCCTGCAGCTTGGCGTCGAGAGCATGATCGATGTGGCCGAACGGATCCTCGCCGCCAAGTGCCTTCCGCCGGCCGACACCGCCGCACAGAACCTCAAGCGGTTGCAGGACCTCGGTATCCTCAAGGACGCCAACCGCTACGCGGAAATGGTCCGGTTCCGCAACTTCATCGTGCATCGCTACGAGCAGATCGATCCGGAGATCATCTACGGCCTGGTCAAGAACAGACTGGACCGTTTCCACGAATTCGCAGACGAGATCCGCCGGGCCTGCGCCGGCCAGACGCGTGGACCATCGGACGGATAG
- the mntA gene encoding type VII toxin-antitoxin system MntA family adenylyltransferase antitoxin: MVRALYTQDMQTFDRTTPDTVSGPQGPKPVDRQQLAAVLEPIASIDFATVFGSAAEGIVRADSDLDVAVWLANGSAGNGDLLVDIVGRIEEAFAVTCDLTVLNTAGIVLRHEALKGRILFVRPGREESFSDFYARTCADYEDLMAWRTRQLAYRGYGCPSTVS, translated from the coding sequence ATGGTTCGGGCCCTCTATACTCAAGACATGCAGACGTTCGATCGAACAACGCCCGACACCGTCTCCGGGCCGCAAGGCCCCAAGCCGGTCGATCGGCAGCAACTCGCGGCCGTTCTGGAGCCGATTGCCTCCATCGATTTCGCGACGGTCTTCGGTTCGGCCGCCGAGGGGATCGTGCGCGCGGACTCCGATCTGGACGTTGCCGTGTGGTTGGCCAACGGCAGTGCCGGCAACGGCGACCTCCTGGTCGATATCGTCGGGAGAATCGAAGAGGCCTTTGCCGTCACCTGCGATCTGACGGTGCTCAACACGGCGGGAATTGTGCTTCGGCACGAGGCGTTGAAGGGGCGGATCCTGTTCGTTCGGCCCGGCCGCGAGGAAAGCTTCTCCGACTTCTACGCTCGGACCTGTGCCGACTACGAGGACCTCATGGCGTGGCGGACCCGCCAACTCGCCTACAGGGGGTATGGATGCCCATCAACGGTGTCGTAG
- a CDS encoding GumC family protein has protein sequence MNGRMEGSIPDPTETTPLVETVEGFSESLFEILWRRRWTVVLATVVAMAAGLVYLQRATPQYRSTSRLYVEQAGPQVWEKDASGVVTRWSNYLYTQAELIKQTGTLSAALTLPGMNNLQTFAGLNNPVTYLRRELDVVVGKKDEIIDVSFMCPYPDEAAHLVNSVVDAYITQHNERRRNTSAELVKILREEKTQRDAELRDKLQRMVDYSQANEGLAYGASQESNIIMRRLERFQQALDDAQLATIECKAFHETVRRMADDPVGLRQFVDSQRARGVYIAVTNEAAALRTELRRLERDRADCLQRLKPDAPAIAALDAEIERVRAQVAEMDDEFALRQLAVAEELHLAAVQREKELTDGLEEQRLAAISLNRQLSQRPRRVSRDACLVTRISSLVARIA, from the coding sequence ATGAACGGTAGAATGGAAGGCAGCATACCCGATCCGACGGAGACAACGCCCCTCGTTGAGACGGTCGAGGGCTTCTCCGAGAGCCTGTTCGAGATCCTGTGGCGTCGCCGCTGGACGGTCGTGCTGGCCACCGTCGTGGCGATGGCGGCCGGGCTCGTCTATCTGCAACGTGCGACCCCGCAGTACCGCAGCACGTCCCGACTCTACGTCGAGCAGGCCGGGCCGCAGGTCTGGGAGAAGGACGCCTCCGGCGTTGTCACCCGCTGGAGCAACTACCTTTACACACAGGCCGAGTTGATCAAGCAGACCGGCACGCTTTCGGCGGCATTGACCCTGCCGGGCATGAACAACCTCCAGACCTTCGCGGGCCTCAACAATCCGGTAACGTATCTGCGCCGGGAACTCGACGTCGTCGTGGGCAAGAAGGACGAGATCATCGACGTCTCCTTTATGTGTCCCTATCCCGACGAGGCGGCCCACCTGGTCAATTCGGTGGTGGACGCCTACATCACGCAGCACAACGAGCGGCGGCGCAACACCTCGGCCGAACTCGTCAAGATCCTCCGTGAGGAGAAGACCCAGCGCGACGCCGAACTGCGCGACAAGCTCCAGAGGATGGTCGATTACAGTCAGGCGAATGAGGGTTTGGCCTACGGGGCCAGCCAGGAGAGCAACATCATCATGCGCCGGCTGGAACGGTTCCAGCAGGCGCTGGACGACGCTCAGTTGGCGACGATCGAGTGCAAGGCGTTCCACGAGACCGTTCGCAGGATGGCCGACGATCCCGTCGGGCTGCGTCAGTTCGTCGACAGCCAGCGCGCCAGAGGCGTGTACATCGCTGTGACGAACGAGGCGGCGGCGCTGCGGACCGAGTTGCGGCGGCTCGAACGCGACCGGGCCGACTGCCTCCAGCGGCTCAAGCCCGACGCCCCGGCCATTGCCGCCCTCGACGCCGAGATCGAACGGGTCCGGGCCCAGGTCGCCGAGATGGACGACGAGTTCGCTCTGCGGCAACTGGCTGTGGCCGAGGAACTGCATCTGGCCGCCGTCCAGAGGGAAAAGGAACTGACCGACGGCCTGGAGGAGCAACGTCTGGCCGCCATCTCGCTGAACCGCCAACTGTCCCAACGGCCGCGACGCGTGTCTCGTGATGCGTGTCTCGTGACTCGTATCTCGTCGCTCGTCGCTCGTATCGCGTGA
- a CDS encoding SLBB domain-containing protein: MAVLVLPLSGCGDQVRMAAPDELEAFERAFSAVPTVDMDRIERAKLKTGPYRVVAGDVLEFTMPALLQAVTAKEVQAAQARSQADYPYLCRVRDGGEIVLPAIGPMAVAGLSLSQIEEKVTDAYGSYVVLHPSVFTRVSEFKTSKVYITGAVQNAGVYALQADRMTLSCLLTEAGGIAEAGAALVRIVRSDETDDDVDADDREPILLPVVNTNIPFQDVALAEGDTVIVEPTQMPLFSVLGLVSKPGNFPYPPNAEYNLTQAIAYAGGFDPVAEPRYVTIYRLKEDGSVARVPFRLIKKGEFTDALATPIRPGDVVAIEHTLRTRVNAAIHNMMRFNTGVYIQGRDLWD, from the coding sequence ATGGCGGTCCTGGTTCTGCCGTTGTCGGGCTGTGGCGATCAGGTTCGGATGGCTGCGCCGGATGAATTGGAGGCCTTCGAGCGGGCCTTCTCGGCCGTGCCGACGGTGGACATGGACCGGATCGAGCGGGCCAAGCTCAAAACCGGTCCCTATCGAGTGGTTGCAGGCGACGTTCTCGAATTCACCATGCCCGCACTGCTCCAGGCGGTCACCGCCAAGGAGGTGCAGGCGGCGCAGGCGCGAAGCCAGGCCGACTATCCTTATCTGTGCCGCGTGCGAGACGGCGGCGAGATCGTCCTGCCGGCGATCGGGCCGATGGCGGTGGCCGGCCTGTCGCTGTCGCAGATCGAGGAGAAGGTCACCGACGCGTATGGGAGCTACGTCGTTCTGCATCCGTCGGTGTTTACCCGCGTCAGCGAGTTCAAGACCTCCAAAGTGTACATTACCGGGGCGGTGCAGAACGCCGGCGTCTACGCGCTTCAGGCCGATCGGATGACGCTGAGCTGTCTGCTGACCGAAGCCGGAGGGATCGCTGAGGCCGGCGCCGCACTGGTGCGCATCGTGCGATCGGACGAGACCGACGATGACGTGGACGCCGACGACCGCGAGCCGATCCTGCTGCCAGTGGTCAATACGAACATCCCCTTTCAGGACGTAGCCCTGGCCGAGGGCGATACGGTGATCGTGGAGCCGACCCAGATGCCGCTGTTCAGCGTTCTGGGCCTGGTCAGCAAGCCAGGCAACTTCCCCTATCCGCCCAACGCCGAATACAACCTGACCCAGGCCATCGCCTACGCCGGCGGCTTCGACCCGGTGGCCGAGCCCCGGTATGTCACCATCTATCGCCTGAAGGAAGACGGTTCGGTGGCCCGAGTCCCGTTCCGATTGATCAAGAAGGGCGAGTTCACCGACGCTCTGGCCACGCCGATCCGTCCGGGTGACGTCGTGGCCATCGAGCATACGCTCAGGACGCGGGTCAATGCGGCGATCCACAACATGATGAGGTTCAACACCGGCGTTTACATTCAGGGCCGAGATCTGTGGGATTAG
- a CDS encoding PKD domain-containing protein, giving the protein MNVTYRHLLYLTVMPLVILASGTGEDTVSANEAPVANAGLPRYAATDPVQLDGSGSYDPDDSGPLAYAWTQMSRPPVTITGADTATPTVSGFAQTNAIQECTVELVVDCEGRRESVAPGGAA; this is encoded by the coding sequence ATGAATGTGACATACAGACACCTGCTATACTTGACCGTCATGCCTTTGGTGATACTGGCATCCGGGACTGGCGAAGACACGGTATCCGCCAATGAGGCGCCTGTGGCCAATGCCGGCCTGCCACGGTACGCGGCGACGGACCCCGTACAACTCGATGGGAGCGGGTCGTATGATCCCGACGATTCGGGCCCGCTGGCCTACGCCTGGACGCAGATGTCCAGGCCGCCCGTGACCATCACAGGGGCCGATACCGCCACCCCCACGGTCAGCGGATTTGCTCAAACCAACGCGATTCAGGAATGCACGGTCGAGTTGGTCGTAGACTGTGAAGGGCGGAGGGAAAGTGTAGCGCCTGGCGGGGCGGCGTAA
- a CDS encoding LuxR C-terminal-related transcriptional regulator, translating into MTQVRQKHVIFVGASRSVRETLDEIATQRGVVMHALGAMQDCHGRLVHEKGTLLVMELNGDTAAALHSMAEVKQRHPQVPVLAIVDRGDIPTTVQAMRAGATNCLEKPVNPKLVISAMNEVLDQTDTQPDDSAAPLTRMETTVLQYILQGRTNRQIAEALHRSPRTIEVHRRHIMRKLGASTIVDLVKAAAMMHLDARNDGGRQA; encoded by the coding sequence ATGACACAAGTGCGACAGAAGCATGTGATTTTCGTCGGAGCGTCGAGATCTGTCCGTGAAACGCTCGACGAGATTGCCACTCAGCGTGGTGTTGTGATGCACGCATTAGGGGCGATGCAAGACTGCCACGGGCGCCTGGTTCACGAGAAGGGTACGCTACTCGTGATGGAACTCAACGGCGACACGGCAGCGGCCCTGCATTCGATGGCCGAAGTGAAGCAGCGACATCCACAGGTTCCCGTTCTCGCGATCGTCGATCGCGGTGACATCCCTACAACCGTTCAAGCCATGCGGGCCGGCGCGACCAACTGCCTTGAGAAGCCAGTCAATCCCAAGCTGGTGATCTCAGCGATGAACGAAGTTCTGGATCAGACCGACACGCAACCCGACGACTCGGCGGCACCACTGACACGCATGGAGACCACTGTGCTTCAATACATCCTGCAAGGCAGAACGAATCGCCAGATCGCCGAGGCGCTGCACCGTTCACCGAGAACCATCGAAGTGCATCGCCGCCACATCATGCGCAAGCTGGGCGCATCCACCATCGTCGACCTGGTCAAAGCCGCCGCCATGATGCACTTGGACGCCAGGAACGATGGAGGTAGACAAGCATGA
- a CDS encoding ester cyclase encodes MNATRTIVLLSIVGLLVCGAPALGQSPEDLMAVRGAFADALNAHDLDAVVSFLADDFVFDWVGMPTLIVGPAQFRASLEGQYMHSPDWHTDEGRVFATDNVVVVEHAAMGTQTGPLAELPDLEPQGNPWAWYHVDIYEFEGDKIKRLTSYGDTAGVYMSMGVMPVPEMPDFVPSIAVPAHEPTGLSPLEANAEHVRRWNSHDAASMAKIYHADCTVFAGPLGMELDRVAMTAMNEVFFSAFPDVELEIVRTIDLGNGWVLTELLWQATHQGTFFGIPPMGYATENRGVWLVHYTADGLVREGAFYYDNLTLMTQMTTPEWPLDGIWVSTVPTPLGNLVMTTTYVAQDAARTMYSGSLEEINAMPLLAEIYPDADPTPKWAGGHAVKVGRHQYEATYLGYSVKIVDSEIGRTTEFVGLFTVKAYFQLTGPDQLSGHGTGSYYLAAQDANRDGFPDEGEEPVVCVPWEWTGRRLTTMPGCVPTPMP; translated from the coding sequence ATGAACGCAACGAGAACGATTGTCCTGTTGTCGATTGTTGGACTACTGGTCTGCGGAGCGCCGGCACTGGGCCAGAGTCCAGAAGATCTTATGGCCGTCCGGGGTGCATTTGCGGATGCATTGAATGCCCATGATCTGGATGCGGTTGTTTCGTTTCTCGCGGACGATTTCGTGTTCGACTGGGTGGGCATGCCAACGCTCATCGTAGGCCCTGCTCAGTTTCGAGCATCCCTGGAAGGTCAATACATGCATTCGCCCGATTGGCATACTGATGAAGGGCGGGTCTTTGCCACGGACAATGTTGTAGTAGTCGAACATGCAGCGATGGGCACGCAAACGGGCCCCTTGGCCGAATTGCCCGACCTGGAGCCTCAGGGCAACCCTTGGGCGTGGTATCACGTGGATATCTATGAGTTCGAGGGCGACAAGATCAAACGACTCACATCGTATGGCGACACAGCCGGCGTTTACATGAGCATGGGTGTGATGCCGGTGCCGGAGATGCCGGATTTCGTTCCTTCCATCGCCGTACCCGCCCACGAACCGACGGGGCTTTCGCCGCTGGAGGCCAATGCCGAGCATGTCAGAAGATGGAACAGCCACGATGCTGCCTCGATGGCGAAGATCTACCATGCTGACTGTACGGTCTTCGCCGGTCCTCTTGGCATGGAATTGGACCGTGTTGCTATGACGGCGATGAACGAAGTGTTCTTCTCTGCATTTCCGGATGTGGAGCTTGAGATTGTACGCACGATCGATCTGGGTAATGGTTGGGTGCTGACGGAACTCCTGTGGCAGGCGACGCACCAGGGGACGTTCTTCGGGATCCCGCCCATGGGATACGCAACAGAGAACAGGGGCGTATGGCTGGTCCATTACACGGCGGATGGGCTGGTACGCGAAGGAGCCTTCTACTACGACAACCTGACGCTGATGACCCAAATGACTACGCCGGAATGGCCGCTGGACGGCATCTGGGTTTCGACGGTCCCAACGCCTCTCGGCAACCTGGTCATGACGACTACCTACGTCGCTCAGGATGCGGCCAGGACGATGTACAGCGGTTCGCTGGAAGAGATCAACGCCATGCCCCTGCTGGCAGAGATCTATCCCGATGCCGATCCGACCCCGAAATGGGCCGGCGGACACGCCGTGAAGGTCGGACGCCATCAATACGAGGCGACCTACCTGGGATATTCCGTCAAGATCGTTGATTCCGAGATAGGAAGGACGACGGAGTTTGTGGGACTGTTCACCGTGAAGGCGTATTTCCAATTGACCGGCCCGGATCAGCTCTCCGGTCATGGGACGGGTTCATATTACTTGGCGGCCCAGGATGCGAACCGGGATGGATTCCCCGACGAAGGCGAGGAACCCGTCGTGTGCGTACCATGGGAATGGACGGGAAGACGCCTGACCACGATGCCCGGCTGCGTGCCGACACCGATGCCATGA